The Streptomyces achromogenes DNA segment CCGGGCCACGCCCCTCAGAACCGTCGAGGTCCTCAGGCCCTCAGGTCCTCAGGTCCTCAGGAGGGGGCGCGCAGTCCCCGTAGCAGCAGGTCGACCACGGCCGTGAAGTCGTCCTCGACGCCCTGCCGTTGCCACACCCGGTGGTAGCCGGGGTCGTGGAAGCGGCCGGTGGCGTGGAAGACGGCGCGGGCGGTGGCCCGCGGGTCGGGGGCGGTGAACGCGCCGGACGCGACTCCCGCCTCGATGATCCGGGTCAGCTGGCCGGTCAGGTCGGCGAGGTGTTCGTCGACCACGTCACCGGTCTCCCCGGTCAGCACCATGTACGTGGCGAACAGTTCGGGGTCGTCGTCCGCCTTGCGGCGCTTGGCCTCGAACAGCGCCGCGAGCCAGTCGCGCAGCCGGGTCTGCGGAGCTCGTGTCGCGTCGGCGGCGATGGCGGACAGGGTCTGCGACGTACGGTCCAGCCACCGCTTCGTGACCGCCGCCCGCAGCGCCGCCTTCGTGCGGAAGTGCCGGTAGACACTGCCGTGGCTGACTCCGAGCGCGCGGGCCACGTCGACCACGGTCGCCTTGGCCGGGCCGTGCCGGCGCAGCACCTCCTCGGTCGCCTCGAGGATGCGCTCGGCGGTCAGGGTCTCGGTGCTCGGTGGCATGCTCAGACCGTACCCGCAGGGCGGGTCAGCGCTCGCTGTCGAGGTGGGCCATCGCGGCGGCCGCGTAGCGCTCGCCTGCGGCCGCGTCGGCCGGGACGGCCTCCTCGATCGCGGTGAGGTCGGCGGCGTCCAGGACGACGTCCAGCGCGCCCAGCGACTCCGCGAGCCGCTCCCTGGACCGGGCGCCGATCAGCGGCACGATGTCCTCGCCCTGGGCCAGCACCCAGGCGATCGCGATCTGGGCGACGGAGACGCCCTTCTGCCCGGCGATCTTCCGCAGGGCCTCCACCAGGTTCAGGTTGTGCTGGAGGTTGTCGCCCTGGAAACGGGGCGAGTGGGCCCGGAAGTCGTCGGCTGCGAGCTTGCGGTCGGCGGTGAAGTGCCCGGAGATCAGTCCGCGCGACAGCACGCCGTACGCGGTGATCGAGATTCCCAGTTCACGGGTGGCCGGCAGGATCGACTTCTCGATGCCGCGGGAGATCAGCCCGTACTCGATCTGGAGGTCGGCGATCGGGGCGGTGGCGGCGGCCCTGCGGATGGTCTCGGCGCCGACCTCGCTGAGGCCGATGTGCCGGACGTACCCCTTCTCGACGAGTTCGGCGATCGCGCCGACCGTCTCCTCGATCGGCACGTCGGGGTCGAGCCGGGCGAGGCGGTAGACGTCGATGTGGTCGACGCCCAGGCGCTGGAGGGAGTAGGCGGCGAAGTTCTTCACGGCGGCGGGCCGGCCGTCGTAGCCGGACCAGGCGCCGTCCGGCCCGCGCAGGGCGCCGAACTTCACACTGGTCAGGGCCTGTTGGCGACGGGCGGCGGGCGCGGTGCGCAGCGCTTCGCCGATCAGCAGCTCGTTGTGGCCCATGCCGTAGAAGTCGCCGGTGTCCAGCAGCGTCACGCCGGCCTCGAGGGCGGCGTGGATGGTCGCGATCCCCTCGGCCCGGTCCCCGCCGCCGTACAGCGCGGACATGCCCATGCAGCCGAGGCCGAGGGCGGAGACCTGGGGACCGGTGAGGCCGAGGGAGCGGGTTCGCATCGTCATGCGCATCAGCCTTACATGACGGATGACAGATTTCAATATCTGTCATCCGTCACTTGTCACGGAGTCGCCGGCTCGGCCCCCACCGCGGTCCGTCCGGTCGACGGGGCGCGAGACGCGAGGACAATGGGATATGTCGGTGCGCAGTCACCTCGGCGGCGCCTGCCGCCGACGAGCGGCCCTTCGCGCCGCCATGGAGGCTGCCATGAGCATCCGCATCGCCACGTTCAACATGGAGAACCTCTTCCGCCGGCCCACCGCGTTCCGCATCGAGGA contains these protein-coding regions:
- a CDS encoding TetR family transcriptional regulator; the protein is MPPSTETLTAERILEATEEVLRRHGPAKATVVDVARALGVSHGSVYRHFRTKAALRAAVTKRWLDRTSQTLSAIAADATRAPQTRLRDWLAALFEAKRRKADDDPELFATYMVLTGETGDVVDEHLADLTGQLTRIIEAGVASGAFTAPDPRATARAVFHATGRFHDPGYHRVWQRQGVEDDFTAVVDLLLRGLRAPS
- a CDS encoding aldo/keto reductase, with translation MTMRTRSLGLTGPQVSALGLGCMGMSALYGGGDRAEGIATIHAALEAGVTLLDTGDFYGMGHNELLIGEALRTAPAARRQQALTSVKFGALRGPDGAWSGYDGRPAAVKNFAAYSLQRLGVDHIDVYRLARLDPDVPIEETVGAIAELVEKGYVRHIGLSEVGAETIRRAAATAPIADLQIEYGLISRGIEKSILPATRELGISITAYGVLSRGLISGHFTADRKLAADDFRAHSPRFQGDNLQHNLNLVEALRKIAGQKGVSVAQIAIAWVLAQGEDIVPLIGARSRERLAESLGALDVVLDAADLTAIEEAVPADAAAGERYAAAAMAHLDSER